The DNA window GCCGGGTGAAGAAGTTCGCGCAGCCGTCGAAATGGAGAAGCCATCCGGCGAGACGTTCGTCTACCAGCAGTATACGGAGGCAGACGATGACGGGAACTTCGAGTTCACAGTGCCGTACTCGACAACCGGATACGACGAGTTCGGGCCCGAAGAGGGGTACACCAACACGAGCGTACGGGCGACCGGCCCCTACGAGATCACGACGGGTGTGGCGTCGGGAGGCGGCGACGTGACCCCGCAGGCCGGACAGGTGAACGTTACCGAGGGCCAAGTGATCGGCGAGAACGATGCCGCTGCGACCGTTGAACTCCAACCGGTTCTGTCGGGAGGAAACAGCGGAGGCGATGACGGTACGACCGACGGCAGGACGAACGAGTCGAGCGGCTCGCTCGCCGCGCCCGACCGCGTCGCCGTGGCGGCCTGATCGGGATGGCGGACGCCCGGGACTGGCTCGCGGTGTACCTGAAGGGGTTGGCGATGGGGTCGGCCGACGCGGTTCCGGGCGTCTCCGGCGGCACCATCGCGCTGATCGTCGGGATCTACGAGCGGCTGATAGCGGCGGTGACCGCGATCGATCCCGACCGGATCGCGCGGGTGCTCGCCGGGGTCCGGGCGAGCGGGCGTGCGGACGCGCGGGCCGCGTTCCGCGAGGTCGACGGCGGGTTTCTCGCCGTCCTCGGCGCGGGGATCGGGACCGCGGTCGTGCTCGTGTTGAGTCTCGTCGACGCGCTCCTCTCGGCGGTTCCCGTGGCGACCTACGGGTTCTTCTTTGGGCTGATCGCCGCCTCCGCCTTCGTGCTCTACGGGGCGGTCGACCTGGAGACGACGAGCAGGAAGGCGGCGGCGGTCTGCGGATTCCTCGCGGCGTTTCTCGCGTCGGGGTACGCCGCGACCGCGCTCGGCCACGCGCTCCCCGTCGTCTTCGTCTCGGGGGCGATCGCGGTCAGCGCGATGGTCCTCCCGGGTCTCTCCGGATCGCTTCTCCTGGTCGTTCTCGGCCAGTACGAGTTCATGTCGGGGACGCTCGCCGCGTTCCTCGACGGGATCGCCGCGGCGGCCGCGGGCGACGGGACCGCCGGGATCGCCGGGGCGCTCCCGCCGATCGTCGCGTTCCTCGCCGGCGGGGTCGTCGGGCTGTTCACGATCGCCC is part of the Halorubrum aethiopicum genome and encodes:
- a CDS encoding DUF368 domain-containing protein, which gives rise to MADARDWLAVYLKGLAMGSADAVPGVSGGTIALIVGIYERLIAAVTAIDPDRIARVLAGVRASGRADARAAFREVDGGFLAVLGAGIGTAVVLVLSLVDALLSAVPVATYGFFFGLIAASAFVLYGAVDLETTSRKAAAVCGFLAAFLASGYAATALGHALPVVFVSGAIAVSAMVLPGLSGSLLLVVLGQYEFMSGTLAAFLDGIAAAAAGDGTAGIAGALPPIVAFLAGGVVGLFTIAHAVRRALEAARAATLAFLVSLIVGALRAPVIEVSMRLADSGETWTSAFPRFAAAAVAGAVAVIAVDRHAGVLEY